The Quercus lobata isolate SW786 chromosome 9, ValleyOak3.0 Primary Assembly, whole genome shotgun sequence region tttcgtaattttttttttccccataaattATTGTAGCAAGGAAGATAAAATATGTTGAAAAGTTGAAGAatctgaaataaaaaaaaataaaaataaaaagtttatgtTTTCCTCCAACTGAtaacatacataattttaaaattttcgtACGGATATATTTTTGTAGaagaatattttcttttcatccaatttttttgttaactcATGTATCTCAAtgttttggtttaaaatttttaaggagTTTATCTGTTTATGCATAACTTTTTAAATCCCCATATACAACTCTACCCTAGGCCTAGGGTCCCCCAACTAGACAAAGATTAAATGTGGGGTAATAAgtgatttgtttttaatattaaaaaataaaaataaaaaacattggaattgtgcattttttttctccatttctaaagaaacctaaaaaattatgagTTGATAGAAAACCAACTCATTTGCCACTAAGTAAAttagttatataaaaaattcataataacaaattttaaataataaaaaagttcataatataaaatgtaaactaattattatataataagtaatttttgaattaaaaaatgtcTATTTAAAGTTGTCACTTTAGGCCTAAGTATGTCACAATTGTACCTTTATCCATTTTCAACAAACAAAATcagaaaatcaagaaattaataaaccaaTCCAAACTCACAACAATTAACACAATGTATGTGAATATATATGTGATAAATCAATCTCATAGCATATGAAACTAACCGGATAATGGATTACTTATCCAAGTGCATGATAACATTCTAAGGGAAGCCAACACTAAAACCTTTGGAAATTTGgtcatcaaataaataaacaaaaacctttggaaattaattttgacttAGGACATGCATAATGAGTACGAGGTCCTACATAAACAAATAGGTCATTATATTTATACCTTTGCCGGAGTGTCCTCCTTCATTATTCGACAAAGAGCGTGGCATAAGACATTGGGGGGCATTTTCTAATTAAAACGTTACAGAAAAGAGGACCAGGCTTTGGAGTGGGCAAAAATATGTCAAAAGTCACACTTTTCCATTCCACGCGTGAATGCTCTTTGCATTGTTTTCCATTTTCAAAACCCAaggctctctcctctctctttatTAGCTATAGACAGTTTCAATAAGCACTTCAATTAAGCCAGAGTCTCAAGTTATAACCCGGCATAACATAAAGACTTCAGAGACTTCTCAGCTCTAATTGTTTCCTTCACTAAAAATAGAACAATCTTGAGATTCCTAACAAATTTTACATCACAGTTTCTTTGCATTCTGAAGCTAAGAAAACTATGTCTGCagtgagtctctctctctctctctctctctctctctctctctctctctctctctctctctctctctcaatgtggAAGTGACAATTTGGCAATGTTGGTTTTGCAGATGGTGGAGGTGAGAGTTCCGAACCTTGACTGTGAGGGATGTGCTACTAAGTTGAAGAAAGCTCTCTTCAAGCTCAAAGGTACCTTTATACCATTAATAGGAGTGTCAAAGTAAATTAGTTAAGGTTGAGTTTTTTATTGTAATCGACTAGCTTTTTTTAAGGTAGTCGAGCAACTTTCAATTAAAGGGATATTTATTTGTTAacttttattacttttcaaTATAACAGgctctatttaatttatttttaacgAGTGCAATCGAGCTCCCGCTAACATATTCCTTGAATAAAGTATTAAGGATACAATTTTTCTTACAACCTTTTTAAGTTGACTAATTGGACCACCACTTTTATGGGTTTTATTACAAAGAGTGTTTTGAGGGCAcaatttaagaaataataagTGTTCAATTATAAGGCAAAGCTTTCAAAGTTAACTTTCATGTAATTTTAACTTTGATTCATGGCTCTCAGGAGTAGAAGATGTAGAAGTAGAAATGGAGACACAAAAGATTACAGTGAGAGGATATGCCTTGGAGGAAAAAAAGGTTCTTAAAGCAATCAAGAGAGCTGGAAAAGCAGTGGAGCCATGGCCATTCCCTGGATACTCTCATTTTGCCTCATTTTACAAATACCCAACTTACATTGTTAACCATTATTATGACACATACAAAAATGAAGCTACCACAGGCGTACACACTTTCTTCCAAACCCCTGCTGTTTATTCAGTCGCCGTCGCATCCGATGAAGCCATTGCTTCACTCTTTAGCGATGACAATGCGCATGCTTGTACAATCATGTGAACatgcttctcttttttttttttttttccttttttctctccctcctTTTTTGGTCTTATCTAAttgatgttttattattttttgagagatgGAGAGGTTTAATGCTGTCTTTTTGTTTGGCTCGAAGCTTGTCATTGTAATAGTATgtcatttatattatttttcatcttctatttgtgttcttggatgGCCAAAGAAAAACcgatccttttctttttgtcatgCTTTAATTTCCCTAGAATCCTACAAGAATTGAGAATATCAAGCATGAACAGTAcgaaaaatgttatgtccacaacattttcataacacttttacaacaaattttaaatggtaggttgttattggctGTTAtaggtgggaaaaaaaaaattttaagtagtaaattcaaattaaaattaataacaacttaccacctatgatttgttatgaaagtattatgaaaatattatg contains the following coding sequences:
- the LOC115962267 gene encoding heavy metal-associated isoprenylated plant protein 31, which translates into the protein MSAMVEVRVPNLDCEGCATKLKKALFKLKGVEDVEVEMETQKITVRGYALEEKKVLKAIKRAGKAVEPWPFPGYSHFASFYKYPTYIVNHYYDTYKNEATTGVHTFFQTPAVYSVAVASDEAIASLFSDDNAHACTIM